TACCGTCTTCGGCGCAATCGTCAAGGTATGGGAGGTAATCATAATCATGGTAATAATAATTCTTTTGGTAAAGCTAAATTTACCATGATTCCTTTTGCTGGTAATGCTGATCCTAAGGTTTATTTAGATTGGGAACTTGCTGTTGAACAAAAGTTTAATTCTCATTTATTTCTTGCTGAGCATAGAATTAGACTTGCTACTAGTGAATTTACTAACTTTGCTCTATTTTGGTGGAatgatctttgcaatgctaataatGTTGCTGTTGTGCCTCAAACTTGGCCTGTTTTAAAACAGCGCATGATGTCTCGTTTTGTGTCTCCTTATTACCAACGTGATTTACATTTAAAATTGCAAACTTTAAAACAAGGTGATAAAAGGAGTAGAGGAATATTATCAGGAATTGCTTATTGGTCTAGCACATTGTGGTAAtcgtgaggatgatgatgaaactAGTGCTAGATTCTTTGGTGGTTTAAATCGTGATATACAGGACATTCTTGATTACAAAGACTGGACTCATTTTTTCTAATTGTATCATCTTGCTCTTAAGGCAGAACGGAAAGTACAGGGACGCCGCAAAGACCAACTTTCTTTTAAGTCCAACATTGGGAGATCATTTCTGCAGCATTCCGATGTTGAGAAGCCCAAGGCGCCTGTTGCTAAGccaccaacaacaacaccaGCTCCTACGCCCGCTTCTGAGGTAAGCAATGTGTCTAGTGTGCAGATCCAGCCACACAAGAAGCATACTACTTTGGAAAAGGGTCCAAGTACTCGCACTTTCATCGCTGCACctgatggtaatggatatgtaAGTACTAgtgatgttgaagatgatttgGTTATTGCAGCTAACAGTGTTGTAGATTCGGAGGACGATAAGGGTGAGGCAATTGATTCCGTGGCTACAAAGGGGGATCTTCCTAGTCTTCTTGTGCAGTGTGTGCTGAGTTCTAAAGCGGAACATGAGGATGGGGAGAAGCTCCAATGCACGAATTTGTTCCACATGTTTCTCAAAGTCAAGGATTACGGTGTTCTCACCATAATTGATAGCGGGAGTTGTAGCAACTTGGTGAGtactgttggcatttcttaagttgctaccggattTGCGAAGACCTCAGCAACGGCCTCAGAAATGCCTGTTagcggtccttagtgcaatcactatgAGGGCGCcga
This genomic interval from Panicum virgatum strain AP13 chromosome 8K, P.virgatum_v5, whole genome shotgun sequence contains the following:
- the LOC120644425 gene encoding uncharacterized protein LOC120644425 isoform X2 gives rise to the protein MMVMRTRMRMPSLMTIRIVMRTVFGAIVKAERKVQGRRKDQLSFKSNIGRSFLQHSDVEKPKAPVAKPPTTTPAPTPASEVSNVSSVQIQPHKKHTTLEKGPSTRTFIAAPDGNGYVSTSDVEDDLVIAANSVVDSEDDKGEAIDSVATKGDLPSLLVQCVLSSKAEHEDGEKLQCTNLFHMFLKVKDYGVLTIIDSGSCSNLVWRI
- the LOC120644425 gene encoding uncharacterized protein LOC120644425 isoform X1; the protein is MSLRNLLMTSAPYIDAMDWSPGLSMLNNTPPPRQRHQRQPHDGDEDEDEDAILDDDQDRDAYRLRRNRQERKVQGRRKDQLSFKSNIGRSFLQHSDVEKPKAPVAKPPTTTPAPTPASEVSNVSSVQIQPHKKHTTLEKGPSTRTFIAAPDGNGYVSTSDVEDDLVIAANSVVDSEDDKGEAIDSVATKGDLPSLLVQCVLSSKAEHEDGEKLQCTNLFHMFLKVKDYGVLTIIDSGSCSNLVWRI